In the genome of Thiorhodovibrio winogradskyi, the window TTTCCGCGCCAATTGGTCAAACAACTGCGATCCGGCAGTTGTCAAAAGACCGGGAAAGCGGGAATCTATCACCTGCGCTTTGGCACCCGCGACATGCGCCTGGTCGTCATCAACCAACTCGAACGCCACCCGCGCAATGCGCCTTGGGGCCTGTTCGCCACCGACGAGGCGCACTGGCGCGCGGCCTTTGCCAGCTATCGCTCGCACAGCGACATCGGCATTCACCTGCACAACCTCATTGGGTATTTTCGCTTGGGAGAAGGATACATGGCCTACACACAAGAAGACATGCACCGCGAGGCCCGCGAATGGCTGACAGGCTTTCTGCCGGATCTTGATCCAGAGGAGCGGCTGCGCGGGCTTGATTCTGATCTGGTGCTCAGCCACTACGATCCAGAGGAGCGGCTGCGCGGGCTCGATCCCAGGTTCATCGAAGCCTGGCTGGCCAAGCAGCGCCAGGATCACTGAGTTTTGGAGTTTTGGGGACAGTTTACTTAATTTCCCTGTTTGTTTACGCTTCGAATTCCGGGGACAGCGAATTCCGCGGACAGTTTACTCAATTTCCCAGCCTAACCCTGCTTAATTTAAATCAAACGGTGAGGTGGACCCCATGTCAAGGACAGTTTTCCCCCGAATTTAAGTTAGCGCGCCCAGTTCAGTCGCAGCGGATTGGCGCTGCCCCAGTTCTTCGCCAGCGGAGTCGTCGGCGGAGCGTAGCGGAGCCGACGACTCCGCTGGCGGGTGATCGCCAAAGTGATCAGCAACCACGACACCACCTCCTTTGCCGCTCACATGCACATCGTCCGGCGTTCGGTAGCCAAGCCCCTGGTGAGGGCGTTCACCGTTGTAGAAGGGGAAATACGCCGAGAGGCCCATGAACAGCTCTGAGAGCGTCTCATAGCCCTTGGGGTAAATGTCCTCCCATTTGACGCTGCGCCACAGACGCTCGACGAAGACGTTGTCCAGGGCTCTGCCGCGCCCATCCATGCTGATGGCCACCTCGGCGTCACGCAACACCTGGGTGAAGGCGAGGCTGGTAAACTGCGCGCCCTGGTCGGTGTTGAAGTGAGGTGGACCCCATGTCAACAGACCTCCCAATATCGCCCCAAAAGGCCCCTGATTTTTGGACAGCGCCCAAAGCCCAAAGCGACGCCGCATCAAAGCGGCGCGTCGCCGACCTCGATGCGCAGCCACTTCCCGCCGGGGATCCGCGCGCCCAGACCGGTGAGCTTGCGGCACAGCTGCTCCTGAGCAGCGCGGCGCGCCGGTTGCTGCAGCGGCTCCAGACGGACCACCACCGAGCGGGCATCGCTGCGAATCCAGCCGTGGCAGTTGAGAATCGCATAGAGCAGATCGACCCGATCACTGTCTTTGGCATAGACCGGCTCGAGCCAATCGATGAGCTGGCAGCGGGCATTCCAGACCGAACTGGTGACGACATCGAACAGGTTCTTGCCGTCATTGTCGATCGCCTGAAAGGAGCGGTAATCGCTCAAGGTGCTGACATCGACGCGCTCGGGTAACTGATCGCGTTCGTCCTTCAGCCGCGCCAGCTCCGCCTCGGCGGCGGCGATCTCCGCGGCGATGCGCTGGTGTTTGCTGTTCGCGCGCAGGGTCCCGTCTTTCTTGATTCCAGGCTTGCACTTGGTTTGTTGCTTGTAGAGACGGTTGAGCTGGGTTTTGAGGGCCTGGCGCTGCGCGTCAATCGCCTTGATCGCCGGATTGGCAATGTCCTGTTTCTCGCTCTCACTCACCCCAAATCCCGGATGGTAATGATAGGGGTGACGCTCCTGGAGGTGCTTGAAGGTATTCTCCGAGGCGCCCCAGCGACTGAGCATGGCCGTGGCGATCGCCACCGGCGTTAGCCCCAGGGCGCCATCCCAGCACACCACACTGGTGCGATGCCCGGTGCGCAGATTCCAGATGACGACCCGGCGCAGTTTGAACGTTGGCTCAGACTCCGCTGCGCAGGGCGCGGGCTTCAGGGGATCGGTGCAGACCTTCTCCTCCTCGAGCAGCCGGTACTCAGTCCCGTTCAACGTGAGCGTCTCGGTAAAGCGTTCCTCCTCCAACCCGCGCAAGCGCGCCGCATCGACGTTCTTCTCCCAGGTCACAAAGGGCGTGTCGGTGGCGACCAGGGTGGAGAAGAACTCCAGCCCGTCGCCTTCGCGGTCAAACACCTGCAAAGGCATCACGCCCAATCCCTGCTCACGCGCATACTCGCCCAAGGCGAGAATGCGCCCGCGCAGATCGCCTTTGCCTTCCTGAATCTCAAAGCACACCACCCGCCCCCGCGCATCGCAGGTGACCAGATTGGTCTGCCCGGGCGTGGGCATGCGCCGCTGGGTATGGTAACTGGCATGAACCTTGTGCATGCCGGTATAGGGCAGCAGATGGCCATCGGTGAACCACACATCCGTGCCGACCAAGCCGCGCTGGAGCTGGTCGTCGGAAAACGCCGCCACCAGCACGGCGGCGCGGCCATGCTTGGCGACCTCATGGAACCAGCCCCAAATAGTCTCCAGGCACGGCAGGGTGCCAATCCCCAGCATCCGCCCGGCCTCGTCACGGCGCACGTGCTTGAGTTGTTCGATGGAGCGGATGTTACAGACACCCATGAGGGCGAAGACCATGAACAGCTTCCAGCCGTTGCCGAACAGGCGCATTACCCCGCTCAACCAGTGCCATTGGCTGATCAGGACCATGAGGATGGGGAAGATGCCGGCATAGCGGCTGTCTTCCCAGTCGTGCGCTTGCGCATAGGGCTGCTCGCTTGCCACCTCCGCGCTCGGCTCACCGGCCGGGGGCGTCGCCTCCGACAAGGCCAGGGCCGCGCTCAGGGTTTCTTCGATCGCCGGCTCGTCGAGTTCAAAGCGCGCCTCAGCGTCCCAGTCCAGCTCGGCCTGCCCCTCACCTTCAGCCTGCTCACGCTTGGCGCGGCGCAGCGCTTCGAGCTCGCGGGCCTTGGAGCCAGGGCGGCGCTTGTTGACGTTAAGATGGCGATGCAGCTCCTCATCCTTGCTGGTGGCGGGACTGTAGCCGTGCAACAGTCCCTGCACGCCGAATTCCCGGTAGCTCTCGCGATAGTTATGCAGGGTCTGGCGGCTGAGCTGCAGGGCCTCGGCCAAGCGGCTCTGATTGACGCCTTTTTGCATCAACTCCACAGCCAAGAGCCGACGCTCGGCGTTGTCGCGCAGGTTCACTTGCTTGATCGGGGTGCCGCGATGGTAGAGCGTGCCGAGCGCGCGTGGACCGCGTGGCAGATGCAGCGCATAGCCACCACCAAGCTCGAAACGCACCGCGCGATCCAACGCACCCGCCGGCTCGGCAAGCAACTCGATTTGGGTCACCAGGGAAGCTCCTTGATGAGGATAAAACCACTTCACCCGATCATGCCAAGCTTTCTTTTATTTTTCCAGAATTATTTTTATATAAAATGAATAACTGTGTCAGTGTTTGTCCAAAAAACGACTTCTCGACGTCGGACGGAAATGTCCAAAAAACGTCGGGTAAGACGGAGATTCAAGCGCTTACGTGGGAGGAAAAATCTGGACCTGGGAGGTCTGGTCAAGGACAGTTTTCCCCCGAATTTAAGTTAGCGCGCCCAGTTCAGTCGCAGCGGATTGGCGCTGCCCCAGTTCTTCGCCAGCGGAGTCGTCGGCGGAGCGTAGCGGAGCCGACGACTCCGCTGGCGGGTGATCGCCAAAGTGATCAGCAACCACGACACCACCTCCTTTGCCGCTCACATGCACATCGTCCGGCGTTCGGTAGCCAAGCCCCTGGTGAGGGCGTTCACCGTTGTAGAAGGGGAAATACGCCGAG includes:
- a CDS encoding helix-turn-helix domain-containing protein: MTQIELLAEPAGALDRAVRFELGGGYALHLPRGPRALGTLYHRGTPIKQVNLRDNAERRLLAVELMQKGVNQSRLAEALQLSRQTLHNYRESYREFGVQGLLHGYSPATSKDEELHRHLNVNKRRPGSKARELEALRRAKREQAEGEGQAELDWDAEARFELDEPAIEETLSAALALSEATPPAGEPSAEVASEQPYAQAHDWEDSRYAGIFPILMVLISQWHWLSGVMRLFGNGWKLFMVFALMGVCNIRSIEQLKHVRRDEAGRMLGIGTLPCLETIWGWFHEVAKHGRAAVLVAAFSDDQLQRGLVGTDVWFTDGHLLPYTGMHKVHASYHTQRRMPTPGQTNLVTCDARGRVVCFEIQEGKGDLRGRILALGEYAREQGLGVMPLQVFDREGDGLEFFSTLVATDTPFVTWEKNVDAARLRGLEEERFTETLTLNGTEYRLLEEEKVCTDPLKPAPCAAESEPTFKLRRVVIWNLRTGHRTSVVCWDGALGLTPVAIATAMLSRWGASENTFKHLQERHPYHYHPGFGVSESEKQDIANPAIKAIDAQRQALKTQLNRLYKQQTKCKPGIKKDGTLRANSKHQRIAAEIAAAEAELARLKDERDQLPERVDVSTLSDYRSFQAIDNDGKNLFDVVTSSVWNARCQLIDWLEPVYAKDSDRVDLLYAILNCHGWIRSDARSVVVRLEPLQQPARRAAQEQLCRKLTGLGARIPGGKWLRIEVGDAPL